TGCTGCAACGCTCAATCAGCTCGTGCTCGAAGCAGACGGCGTGCTGTACTTCTGAGGTGGTATCATGGCGTATTTCGACTACACCTCTGCAAAGCCCGTAGATGAGAGGGTTCTGGAGGCGATGCTGCCTTACATGACTGAATCATTCGGAAATCCCTCCTCCGTCCACTCCTACGGTTTTAAGGCAAGGGAGGCAGTTCAAGAGGCGAGAGAAAAGGTTGCAAAGCTCGTAAATGGCGGTGGTGGGACGGTTGTGTTCACCTCCGGTGCAACGGAGGCGAACAACTTAGCCATAATTGGCTACGCAATGAGGAATGCGAGAAAAGGCAAGCACATTCTCGTCTCGGCTGTGGAGCACATGTCTGTCATAAACCCCGCGAAGTTCCTGCAAAAGCAGGGATTTGAAGTTGAGTACATTCCTGTTGGTAAGTACGGCGAGGTTGACGTCTCCTTTATAGATCAGAAGCTCAGAGATGATACGATTCTGGTTTCCGTCCAGCATGCAAACAATGAAATCGGAACAATCCAGCCTGTAGAGGAAATTTCCGAAGTTCTGGCTGGAAAAGCGGCTCTGCACATTGATGCCACAGCCTCGGTCGGGCAGATTGAGGTGGATGTTGAGAAGATCGGTGCTGATATGCTGACTATTTCAAGCAACGACATTTACGGCCCCAAAGGAGTGGGGGCGCTCTGGATAAGGAAGGAGGCGAAACTTCAGCCCGTAATCCTCGGAGGTGGGCAGGAAAACGGACTCAGGAGCGGGAGCGAGAACGTTCCTTCGATAGTAGGTTTTGGGAAAGCTGCCGAAATCACGGCAATGGAGTGGAGAGAAGAAGCCGAGAGGCTCAGAAGGTTGAGAGATAGGATAATCGATAACGTTCTGAAAATTGAGGAAAGCTACCTAAACGGCCATCCTGAAAAAAGGCTGCCCAACAATGTAAACGTTAGATTCAGCTACATTGAGGGGGAGTCAATCGTTTTGAGCCTTGACATGGCGGGAATTCAGGCTTCAACCGGCTCGGCGTGCAGCTCAAAAACCTTGCAGCCAAGCCATGTTCTCATGGCGTGCGGGCTGAAGCATGAGGAGGCGCACGGCACTCTGCTTTTGACGCTGGGCAGATACAACACTGACGAAGATGTTGACAGGCTGCTTGAGGTGCTGCCGGGCGTTATTGAGAGGCTGAGGAGCATGTCTCCTCTCTACAGGAGGTGAGGGCTATGTATAGCGACAAGGTTTTCGACCACTTCCAGAATCCGAGGAATGTCGGAAAGATTGAGGATGCTGATGGTGTGGGAACTGT
The nucleotide sequence above comes from Archaeoglobus fulgidus DSM 4304. Encoded proteins:
- the iscS2 gene encoding cysteine desulfurase IscS2; translated protein: MAYFDYTSAKPVDERVLEAMLPYMTESFGNPSSVHSYGFKAREAVQEAREKVAKLVNGGGGTVVFTSGATEANNLAIIGYAMRNARKGKHILVSAVEHMSVINPAKFLQKQGFEVEYIPVGKYGEVDVSFIDQKLRDDTILVSVQHANNEIGTIQPVEEISEVLAGKAALHIDATASVGQIEVDVEKIGADMLTISSNDIYGPKGVGALWIRKEAKLQPVILGGGQENGLRSGSENVPSIVGFGKAAEITAMEWREEAERLRRLRDRIIDNVLKIEESYLNGHPEKRLPNNVNVRFSYIEGESIVLSLDMAGIQASTGSACSSKTLQPSHVLMACGLKHEEAHGTLLLTLGRYNTDEDVDRLLEVLPGVIERLRSMSPLYRR